The Acidobacteriota bacterium nucleotide sequence CATTGGTGGAGGCGGCGGGAATCGAACCCGCGTCCGAGAAACGCGTTCCGGCAGCTTCTACGTGTGTAGCCTGACTTTGAGGATCTCGTCCATCGCGCTTTGGAATCAGGCTTCCGGCGCGGGGACCAGCCTCACTGAGTAATCCGGGAACGGCACGAGGCCGACCGAACCCTTAGATCCGTATTAGCGTCGCGATGGACGAGCGCCACGGATCAGGCTCCCGTCATCACGCGCGGCTCTAGGCCGCGAGAGCGAAGTTATCGTTCGCAGTTATTTTTTCTTTTATCGAGAGAAAACTCGACACGCTACCACCGGCTCGCTCTGTTCCCCGTCGAAGCCGGTACGCCCCCTCAGTTGCCAAAGAACCGCGTCCTATACAACGGACGGAGGCGGGGCGAAATTCCCGCCGTCGGCCTCTTCGCCATCCGGCGCATCCTCGGCCAGCACCTGATCGACCAGGGCCAGAAAGTCCTCCGGCGTGCTGGTTTGCAGCCGGGTGATGACCAGGAACCAGCCGGAAAGGGCCAGGATCGCCCCCAGCGGCGCGAGCGGCAAGAGAGCCGGAAAGAAGGGCCACAGAACCGTCGACAGTCCGCCGACGCCCGCAAACACCAGGATCCCCGCTGCCGCCGTTTGTACCCGCCAGGTAGTTTCTTCGAGGTCGAGGCGCAGGTCCGTGTGGTCGCCGGTCGGGTCCGCCCGCAGAAAGCCCCGCGCCACACCAACGCGAATCCCCGCCAGGACCGGCAGGCTCAGGCGGCCGCCGGAACCCTCCTGCTGCCAGTCGGCCCCCCAGGTTTCGGCCGCTTCTCTGACCGCCCTGAGAGCCGCATCGCGCTTCACTTCGACCCGCTGGGTGAAGACTCCTTCTTCCTCGGCGGCCGCCGGTGGGGTACTCACGCCGCCGCACCGAGAGCGATGCGCTCGAAGTGTTCTTCGACCGCCGTCACCACCGCCGCCGCGTCGGCGCAGCCGCTGAGCTTGCGCCGCAAGCTCAAGCCCTCCGGCAGGCCGTGGCTGTACCAACCGGTAAAGCTCCGCACCTTGTGCAGGGCGAAGACGTCGTCTTCGCGTTCGATCACCGTGCGGAAGTGGTCGAGAATCAAGAGTCGGCGTTCCTCCAGGGTGGGATCTCGGTAGCGTCCGCCGGCCAGGCGCGCTGCGGCTTGCCGAAAGAGCCAAGGATTGCGGGTGGCGCCGCGGCCGATCATCACCCCGTCACAGCCGGTTTCGGCGAGCATGCGGACGGCGTCGTCAGCGGTGCGCACGTCGCCGTTGCCGAACACCGGGATATCGACCGCTTCCTTGAGACGGGCAATGGGCGACCAGTCCGCCTCGCCGCGAAACATCTGCTTCGCCGTGCGGCCGTGCATCGCGACGGCGTCGACCCCCTGGTGCTGGCAGATGCGGCCCAGGTCCAGGTAGTTGGTCCGGTGATCGTCCATGCCGAGGCGGAACTTGACGGTGAGGGGAATCGAGATCGCCCGGCGCACCGTTCGGATGATGCGCTCGGCGAGATCGAGATCGGCCATCAGGGAGGCGCCGGCGCAGCCCTTCAAGACCTTGTTGGCGGGACAGCCCATGTTGATGTCGCACAGGTCGGCGCCCATTGCCTCCACCTGCCCGGCGGCCTCCGCCATGGTGTCCGGGCAGGAGCCGTAGATTTGCACCGACAGGGGCCTCTCCTCCTCGCAGAAGTGGAGCAGTCGGAGCACCCGGGGGTCGCCCTCGACCAAGCCGCGGGAGGAAAGAAACTCCATCGTCACCAAACCGGCGCCTCCGATGCGGCGGACGATCAGGCGAAAGTCCCGATCTGTCACCCCAGCCATTGGGGCGAGGATCAGCGGCGGGTCAACGGGTACCGAGCCAAGGCGCAACACGGGGCGATTCTATGCGCTCTTTGGAGAATTCGCCTGTGCAGGTGGGGGTACGCGCGCCTCGCGAGGCGCCCGCTTGCAGCGCCATCGAGGGCGGGAACGCCTCGCGAAGCACCTCCGAGGCACGCGGTTCCGGAAACCAGGGTTTACGACGGCTCGCGATACTTGAGCGTGGGGTCCTGCCGAGCGCGGTCCAGGTAGTCGAGGAGTTCGCGGGCCATGGAGGCGCTGACGGTCTGCTGGCGGGCCGCTTCCTGGAACAGGATGAGAGCGGCCATCGCTTCGCGGTGGACATCCTGACTCTGGAAAATCGGCAGCATTTCCTCTGCCAAGGCGGCCAGCTCCCGGTGACGCCCCTGCTGGGCGTAGAGCAACGCCAGGTCGATGGACACCATGGCGGCGTCGTAGCCGATTCCGACGGCGATGGAGTCCTGGCGGACCTCCAGAAAAGCGGCCTCGGCGTTCTCCGAATCGCCGGTCTCGCGGGCGACTTTGCCCTCGAGCCAGGTGAGCCGCCGCTGCATGGCGCCATCGGTGAAATGCCGGCCCAGGGATTTGGCCCGAGCGAGGGTCTCCTGCGCTTCGTCGAGGAGTCCGGCCTCCGTCTGGACCGTCGCCAGGTTGCTGGTGATGGCGGCCACTAGCCGCGGGTTGTCCGCCGGCCGGCAGGAGCGCAGAGCTTCGCGGAAGGCGTCGATGGACTGGTCGAAGTTCTGCTGGAAGTAGTGCAGGTTGCCGAGCTTGACGAGGGACTCGGCGACCCGCCGGTTGTCCCGCGCCAGGCGATAGTGGAGTGTGGCCCGGCGGAGCATCATGTCCGCTTGGCGGAACTTCCGCTGATCCGTCTTGAGGGAGCCCTCGAAGAAGTCGACCTCGGCGTAGACCAGTTTGTCGGTGATCCCTTTGGCTCGCATCAGGGCTCGCGCTTGCTTGAACAGGGAGTCCGCCTCGGGCAAGTCGCCCTGCGCACGCCGGGCGTTGGCCTGGTGGGCGAGGGCTCGCACATGAACCTCGGTGGTGAAGGTCGAAGGTTCGGAGCGGCAGGCGACGAGGACCGCCAGGTCCGCAAAGTGCTGAGCGTTGTGAAGGTCCGCCGGGAGCCCTTCGCTGCTTTTGGCGAGCAGCCGATCCGCCAGCATGTGGCCGCGGAATCGTTTGTGGGCCCGCAGGATCTTGCCCTCCCTTTCGGTGGGCTCCATCGCCAACAGGTCGGCAAAGTCTCGCTCCACCACCTGGCGCTCTTCCGCCACTTGCCCTTCGTGGGTTTTGGCGTGGGAAATCAGTCGGTCGAAGATGCCTTCGTAATTCGGCACCTCGCCGGTGGGGTTCTCCCGCCAGGCCTCGATCTCGGACCTGCAGGCCGGGCAGATTTCCAGCAGATGTTCGACGATCAGTTCCACCAGCGCCGAGGGATGGATTTCCCCGCGGGTGATCGCCTGTAGAAGTTCGGTATTTACATGGACATCAGACACGTCAAGTACCCCTCCTCTCGGAGAGCATACTCCTTCGAGGGGCAGTTCCGGAAAGGACAGGGTCGCCGAACCACCGCCCCAGGGGGCCGAAAAAGGTTGTGGAGAAAGGCATTTCTCTTGGCCCAAAAAGATTTCATGAAGAATTTTCAGAAGAGCTTGCGCAGGGGACCGGCGGGGTACTGCCGGCGCCTGCGCCCTCTCTTCGAAGTGGGTGAGTGGGACGGGCTACCGTCGGCCGCTGGGATCGTGCATCGGGCCCAACTCGCCTTCGCCGTGGATCGAGAGCGGCGCCGCCTCTTCGTCCTCGTTCCAGATCTTCGTCAACCACTGGGTGGCGGAAGTCCAGATCTGATCGAACCAGCCGGCTTCGGACAGGGTCGCCGCCTCGGGTTCGTCGGAGGGCAAGGCTGCCATCGGCAAGGCCAAGCAGGCGGCGAGGACCAAGGTGGCGACGATTCGCAGGGCGGGAAGGGTCGTGAAGGTGTGGTTCTGAGTCATGGGTAGCCTCCTAATTAGGCATGGAAGAAGTGGATGGGGCTGCGAGTTGCAGGGCAATCTCACGCCCCTGCTCATAACAGTGCGCTGAAAGGGATTCTTTAGGCCGGAATAGTCGTGATCCGTGGCAGAGAGGTGCCTCGGGTATCATCCAGCGGATGGCCTGGTACAAAGAATGGTTCGGCCAGGACTACCTCGATCTCTATTCCCACCGAGACCAAGAGGAAGCCGAGAGAAACATCGACTTCGTGGTCGAAAAGTTGGGGCCTCACCGCCCGCGGGCGGTGCTCGATCTAGCCTGTGGCGCCGGGCGCCACACGGAGGCCCTGCGGCAGCGCGGCTACCGGGCTTTGGGGGTGGATCTTTCGTTGACCCTGCTGCTGCGCCGGCCGGCTCTGCCGCGGGTGCGGGTGGATATGCGCGATCTGCCCTTCGCCCAAGGTTCCTTCGATTGGGTGCTCAACTTCTTCACTTCCTTCGGTTACTTCGAGAGCGAGCGGGAGAACTTCCGGGTGCTTCAGGAAGTGGTTCGGATCTTGGCGCCGGGTGGGCGGTTCATGATCGATCTGATGAACCGGCAGCGGGTGCTGGCGGAACTAGAACCCCACGAGCTGCGCCGGGAGGAAGACCGGAAGGTCGAGATCGAGCGCTGGTACGACGCCGCCACCTGCCGCATCAATAAACGCATCACCCTCCGGCCACACGCCGCTCCGGCACGTACATACTTGGAGAGCGTGCGGGCCTACGATCTCGACGAGGTCGTCGTCGGGTTGCGCTGGGCTGGATTGGATGTCTTGGATATTTTCGGAAACTTCCGGGGAGACCCCTACGATCGTGACAGCGAACGCCTCATCTTCGTCGCTTGCAAAGGCGCCTGACGACCCGCGGGTCGACCTCGCGGCCAACGGCCTCCTGCCGCCCTTGCCGGCGGCGTTCATCACCGGCCGAGACCGCGATCTGCTGGAGCCGCTCCGATTTCTCGCTCCCGGGGAGCCTTTGCCACCGCGGCCGGAAGCCGGCCGGCCGCTGGTGGACCGCGCCGCCGTCGCCGAGGCGTTGCGGATTTCCAACCGCGCCTTCGGCAACCCCCGAGCCGATCTCCTGGCGGATCGCCTGGCGGATCCGGCCACCCGGGTGGTGGTCACCGGTCAGCAGCCGGGGCTCTTCGGCGGCCCTCTCTACACCCTGTCGAAGGCGGTGGCGGCGGCGCGCTGGGCGACGGCCCTCGAAGAGCGCGGCGAGCCGGCGGTGCCGGTGTTCTGGGTGGCGACGGAGGATCACGACTTCCGGGAGGTGGCGGCGACCACCCTGCTCGGCCGAAAGGAAACCGAGCGCCTGGACTTGGGAGACGATCCGCTACCGTTGACGCCGGTGGGCATGCGCACCTTCGGGTCGCCGCTGGCCGGTGTGCTCGAACGGACCGCGGAGGTACTCGGCGGAGACCGCTGGACCGGTTGGTTCGAAGAAGTGGCGCGCTGGTACCGGCCCGACGCCCGCTTCGGCGAGGCCTTCTGCCGCCTGATGAGCCGGCTGCTGGGCGACCACAGCCCGCTGTTCCTGGATGCCATGCAGCCGGAGTTGAAGCGCCTGCAGCAGCCCTGGCTGGAGCGGTTGGTCCGCGAGCGCCAAGCGGTGGGCGAAGCCATCGCTGCGGCCGAGGCCGCGATCGAGGAGCGCGGCTATCCTCTCCAGGTCACCCCCCAGAAGGATGTTTCGCCGCTCTTCCTGCTGCATGAAGGGGAGCGCCGGCGCATCGAATGGAGGGGCGACGGCTACCGGCTGCGGGGCAGTGGCGACGCCGGCGGCTCGATCGACGACCTGCTCGAGATCCTCGCCGACAACCCGACGGTGGTGAGTCCCGGGGTGCTGGCCCGGCCGGCCATTCAGGACGTGCTCCTGGGGTCGGACCTCCAGTTGCTCGGCCCCGGCGAGATGTCCTACATGCCGCAGGCTGCGGCGGTGTACCGGGCGATCGGTGTGGCGGCGCCGTGGACCACCCTGCGCCCCCAGGCGCTGGTGATCGAAAGCCATCAACTCGAGCACCTTGAGGGCTTGAACGTGTCGCTGGCGGAGCTGCTGGGGGATCGCTCGCGCCTCGACCACCGCCTGGCCGGTGGTTCGGCAGCGGATCCGACGGTGGAGCCCCGCCAACGGGTGAAGGAGATTCTCGACGATCTCGAAGGTGAAGCGCTGAAGGTCGATCGAAATCTAGAGCGCCCCTTGGAGAAAACCCGCCAACAGATTCTGCGCGCCCTCGACAGGCTGTCCGAGAAGACCATGGCCGCCGCGGCGCGGTCGGACCAGGTGCGGTTGCAGCGGGTGGAGCGTCTGCGCGACACCCTGTTGCCGGCCGGCGCGCTACAGGAGCGGGTGGTCTCCACAGCGCACTATCCCGGCAAATACGGCGACCGCTTCGTCGAGAGCTACTGGCGGCAGATGACCCTGGACGGCGGAATCCTGCAGGTGATCACGCCGTGAGGACCGCCGTGCGATGAGCGAAACCGTCGACGTCCTGGCTATCGGAGCCCACCCGGACGATGTGGAACTGGCCTGCGGCGGCACTCTGGCTCGGCTGGAGGCGTCCGGTCGCCGGGTGGGAATCGCCCATCTCACCGGCGGTGAGGCGGGCACCCGCGGCACCGCCGCCGAGCGCCGGCGCGAAGCGGAGGCCGCCGCCGAGGTGCTGAGGGCGGCACACCTCGACATCCTCGACTGCGGCGACGGTGCCCTGCGGCGCGGCCTGACGGAGGAAGAGCAGGTGATGGCTCTGCTGCGCCGTCGCCGGCCGGACATCGTGCTCGGACCGCCGCCGGCCGATCGCCATCCGGACCACGGCCGAGCGCACGAACTGGTGGCCGCAGCGGTGTTCTATGCCGGGCTGCGCTCCCGTTCCCGGGGCCGGGGCGAGGCTCACCGACCCGGAGCTTTCTTCCACTACATGCAGCACGACCTATTCGAGCCGCGTTTTATCGTCGATGTCTCGCCGGTCTGGGAGCGCAAGGTCGCCGCCCTGTCGGCCTATCGCAGCCAGCTCCACTTTGGATCTCAGGGGGGATCCGAAGGGGACGATGGCGAGGAGCGCGACGAGCCGATGACCAAGGTGGCGACGCCGGCTTTCTCGCGCGCCGTCGAGGGGCGCGCCCGGCACTTCGGCGAGGTGATCGGGGCGGAATTTGGAGAGCCCTTCGGCAGTCGCCAGGCGCTGGCCGTGTCGGACCTCTTCGCGCTGCTGCCGGGAGGTGTTCGCTGATGAAGATCGGAATTAGCTGTTACCCCACCTACGGCGGATCCGGCGTGGTGGCGACGGAGCTGGCGATGGCTTTGGCGGAGGGCGGCGACGAGGTCCACGTCATCAGCTACGCGGTGCCCTCCCGCCTCTCCTTCCTCAATTCGCGGCTGTTCTTCCACGAGGTTACGGTGCCGCGCTACCCGCTGTTTGAGTTTCCGCCCTACTCGCTGGCCCTGGCGACCAAGATGGTCGAGGTCGCCCGCCACCACCGGCTCGATGTGCTGCATGTCCACTACGCAGTCCCCAACGCTGTGTCGGCGGTGCTGGCGCGGCAGATCATCCACCCGCAACCGCTGCCGGTGGTGACCACTCTGCACGGTACGGACATCACGCTGGTCGGCATCGACCCGAGCTACCGGGAAACCACCCGCTTCGGCATCGTCGAGAGCGACGCCGTGACCACCGTGTCCGAGTCCCTGCGCCGCACCACCCTCGACGAGATCCACTGCGACCTGCCGATCGAGGTGATTCCGAACTTCATCGACGCCCAGCGCTTCGATCCGGCGGCCGGCCGGCCGGGGGCGCGCCGCTGGGCCGCCGCCGGCGAAAAGGTGATGGTCCACGTCTCGAACTTCCGGCCGGTCAAACGGGTACTCGACGTACTAGAGGTCTTCCGGCGGGTGCACGAGCGGGTACCGACCCGCCTGTTGATGATCGGCGACGGGCCGGATCGGGCGTCCGCCGAGCAGTACTGTCGCGACCACGGGATCTGCAACGCCATCACCTTCGTCGGCAACATGCCGATGGTCGAAGAGGGCCTGCTCGGCGCCGATCTCTTTTTGCTGACATCCGAAACGGAATCCTTCGGCCTGGCGGTGCTCGAAGCGATGGCCTGCAGCGTGCCGGTGGTGGCGACCCGGGTGGGGGGCGTGCCGGAGGTGGTGGCCGAAGGCGAGACCGGCTTCCTCTGTCCGCTGGGTGATGTCGAGGCGATGGCCGGGCGTTGCCTGGAGTTGCTCCAGGATCCGTCGCGGGCGCGTCGCTTCGGGGCCGCCGGCCGGCGCCGGGCGGTGGAAGAGTTCGGCCAGGATCAGGTGGTGGCCCGTTACCGCAGCCTGTATGAACGTTCCCTGACCGGTTCGTCCGTGGCGTCGTCCGCCGTCGCCTCACCGGTGCTCCCTTCCGGCGGGTGAAGACCTACCGTGCGCCGAGGTCTTCCGGGCGAGGTGAGATTCGCGAGAAAGGATCCCGCTTCCTCGGCGTGCTCCTGCCGGTGACCTCCGAAGGCGCCGCCACCGCGGCTCTCGATGCCGTCCGGCGCGAGTTTCCGAGCGCCACTCACCACTGTTTTGCTTGGCGTATCGGCCGGCGCGCCGTCGAGCGCAGCTCGGACGATGGCGAGCCCTCCGGCACCGCCGGCCAGCCGATCCTGCGAGTGCTGCGCG carries:
- the dusB gene encoding tRNA dihydrouridine synthase DusB yields the protein MLRLGSVPVDPPLILAPMAGVTDRDFRLIVRRIGGAGLVTMEFLSSRGLVEGDPRVLRLLHFCEEERPLSVQIYGSCPDTMAEAAGQVEAMGADLCDINMGCPANKVLKGCAGASLMADLDLAERIIRTVRRAISIPLTVKFRLGMDDHRTNYLDLGRICQHQGVDAVAMHGRTAKQMFRGEADWSPIARLKEAVDIPVFGNGDVRTADDAVRMLAETGCDGVMIGRGATRNPWLFRQAAARLAGGRYRDPTLEERRLLILDHFRTVIEREDDVFALHKVRSFTGWYSHGLPEGLSLRRKLSGCADAAAVVTAVEEHFERIALGAAA
- a CDS encoding tetratricopeptide repeat protein — its product is MSDVHVNTELLQAITRGEIHPSALVELIVEHLLEICPACRSEIEAWRENPTGEVPNYEGIFDRLISHAKTHEGQVAEERQVVERDFADLLAMEPTEREGKILRAHKRFRGHMLADRLLAKSSEGLPADLHNAQHFADLAVLVACRSEPSTFTTEVHVRALAHQANARRAQGDLPEADSLFKQARALMRAKGITDKLVYAEVDFFEGSLKTDQRKFRQADMMLRRATLHYRLARDNRRVAESLVKLGNLHYFQQNFDQSIDAFREALRSCRPADNPRLVAAITSNLATVQTEAGLLDEAQETLARAKSLGRHFTDGAMQRRLTWLEGKVARETGDSENAEAAFLEVRQDSIAVGIGYDAAMVSIDLALLYAQQGRHRELAALAEEMLPIFQSQDVHREAMAALILFQEAARQQTVSASMARELLDYLDRARQDPTLKYREPS
- a CDS encoding class I SAM-dependent methyltransferase → MAWYKEWFGQDYLDLYSHRDQEEAERNIDFVVEKLGPHRPRAVLDLACGAGRHTEALRQRGYRALGVDLSLTLLLRRPALPRVRVDMRDLPFAQGSFDWVLNFFTSFGYFESERENFRVLQEVVRILAPGGRFMIDLMNRQRVLAELEPHELRREEDRKVEIERWYDAATCRINKRITLRPHAAPARTYLESVRAYDLDEVVVGLRWAGLDVLDIFGNFRGDPYDRDSERLIFVACKGA
- the bshC gene encoding bacillithiol biosynthesis cysteine-adding enzyme BshC, which produces MTANASSSSLAKAPDDPRVDLAANGLLPPLPAAFITGRDRDLLEPLRFLAPGEPLPPRPEAGRPLVDRAAVAEALRISNRAFGNPRADLLADRLADPATRVVVTGQQPGLFGGPLYTLSKAVAAARWATALEERGEPAVPVFWVATEDHDFREVAATTLLGRKETERLDLGDDPLPLTPVGMRTFGSPLAGVLERTAEVLGGDRWTGWFEEVARWYRPDARFGEAFCRLMSRLLGDHSPLFLDAMQPELKRLQQPWLERLVRERQAVGEAIAAAEAAIEERGYPLQVTPQKDVSPLFLLHEGERRRIEWRGDGYRLRGSGDAGGSIDDLLEILADNPTVVSPGVLARPAIQDVLLGSDLQLLGPGEMSYMPQAAAVYRAIGVAAPWTTLRPQALVIESHQLEHLEGLNVSLAELLGDRSRLDHRLAGGSAADPTVEPRQRVKEILDDLEGEALKVDRNLERPLEKTRQQILRALDRLSEKTMAAAARSDQVRLQRVERLRDTLLPAGALQERVVSTAHYPGKYGDRFVESYWRQMTLDGGILQVITP
- the bshB1 gene encoding bacillithiol biosynthesis deacetylase BshB1, with protein sequence MSETVDVLAIGAHPDDVELACGGTLARLEASGRRVGIAHLTGGEAGTRGTAAERRREAEAAAEVLRAAHLDILDCGDGALRRGLTEEEQVMALLRRRRPDIVLGPPPADRHPDHGRAHELVAAAVFYAGLRSRSRGRGEAHRPGAFFHYMQHDLFEPRFIVDVSPVWERKVAALSAYRSQLHFGSQGGSEGDDGEERDEPMTKVATPAFSRAVEGRARHFGEVIGAEFGEPFGSRQALAVSDLFALLPGGVR
- the bshA gene encoding N-acetyl-alpha-D-glucosaminyl L-malate synthase BshA, coding for MKIGISCYPTYGGSGVVATELAMALAEGGDEVHVISYAVPSRLSFLNSRLFFHEVTVPRYPLFEFPPYSLALATKMVEVARHHRLDVLHVHYAVPNAVSAVLARQIIHPQPLPVVTTLHGTDITLVGIDPSYRETTRFGIVESDAVTTVSESLRRTTLDEIHCDLPIEVIPNFIDAQRFDPAAGRPGARRWAAAGEKVMVHVSNFRPVKRVLDVLEVFRRVHERVPTRLLMIGDGPDRASAEQYCRDHGICNAITFVGNMPMVEEGLLGADLFLLTSETESFGLAVLEAMACSVPVVATRVGGVPEVVAEGETGFLCPLGDVEAMAGRCLELLQDPSRARRFGAAGRRRAVEEFGQDQVVARYRSLYERSLTGSSVASSAVASPVLPSGG